DNA sequence from the Candidatus Methylomirabilota bacterium genome:
CCGCCTGCGAGCGAAAGATCTACGCTTTGGGGCGCGGGAAGACGAAACGTTGCTCCGCTGCGTCTTTGGGCCAGACCACCTTGGGCTTCTGGCCCAGGATCTGGAGCATGGCCGTGCTGGCATTCGGGTTGTCGCCCGTCTCGTTGAAGACCACGGGCCCCGTCGACACGGTCACCCCGCCGCCGAAGCTGGTCTTCTTGATGGCGGCCACCACGGCGTCGGGATCGGTGGTGGCCGCGCGCTCGAGAACATCCGCGATCACGAGCACGCCCTCGTACGAATAGGCGGCGCTGGCGTCGAAGTTCCGCCCCCCGGACCGTTTCAGGTACTCGGGGGCGATCCGCTGGGTGGCGGGGAGCCGGTAGTTCGCGTACACCGTGCAGTCCATGACGTACTCGATCCGCTCCTTGAGCTGCTGGATCTGCCTCGTCTCGTACAAGCCGGGCGCGCCCGGGCTGATGATGCCCATCACGTCCACCCTCTGCTTGGCGAGCTCATCGAGCAGCAGGATGGCCGTGGCCGGACGCGTCACCGGCGCGATGATGTCGGGCTTGGTCGCCCGGGCTCGCGAGACCTCCGTGGCGAGGTCGACGGCGTTTTCCGGGTACGGGATCACGTCGACGATGTCGAACCCCGGGCTGGCGGCCTTGTGCGCCACCTGGAAGCTCTCCGTCTGCGTCTTGCCGAAGAGGTCATTGGAGTACAGGACCACCACGCGCTTGGGGCTGACGCCCGCCTCGCGGAAGATCTCCGTCATGTAGCGGACGGCATTGCGCCCGAAGATGACGCTGCCCGGGAAGATGCGGTACACGTACTGCAGCTTCTGCTGGCCCTCCCGCACGGACTTGGCGATATTGGCGGTGGGCGCGTCGGCGGCCGTGATGTCGATCACGTAGGGCACCCGCCGTTGCTGCGCCAGGGCGGCGATCGAGGCGACGTGCGCGGAGTGAAACCCGCCCGTCAAGAGCTGGGCGCCGGCGTTGATGAGCCGCTCCGCTTCCGAGCGGGCGACATCGGGCTTGGTCTCGCTGTCCGCGTGCAGCAGCTCGAGACGGGCGCCTCCCATCGACTTGATCCCGCCCGCGGCATTGATGGCCTCCGCGGCCATCTGCGCGCCGAGCTTGGAGTCCTGCCCCACCTCGGCCATGGGGCCCGAGACCGGGCTGACCATGCCGACCTTGATCGTCCGCGGCTGGGCGCGGAGCAGAGTCGGGAAAGCGGTGACGCCGACGGAGGACACCGTGGCCCCGCGAAGAAATGCGCGCCGGCTCACCCGCGGTGCGGCCATCACGTCGCTCCTGGAGTCGCTCGGGCTCCTACGCTTTGCGCGTATCTCAGGCCCGGCTGGCCGCTGACGGGGCTGCCTCGCCGAAGACGGGATTGTCCGTCCGGTCCACGAGCGACTCGGCTCCCTCCGTGGGAAGCTGCTCCGAGTAGTTCTGGGCGGCGTCGATGTCCTTCTCCCACACTTCGCGCGGCAGCTCGTACAGCACTTCGATGCCGTGCCCGTCCGGATCGGAGATGTACACGCTGTGGGTCATGCCGTGGTTGGTGCGCCGGTGAAACGGCACTCCCTTGCTCTGGAGGAACGCGACCTGCTTGAGCCAGGACTCGCGGTCCGGCCAGGCAATGGCCACGTGGTTGATCCCGGTCCGGCCGGGCATGAGGTCCCACTTCTCGCGGTCCCCGCCGTTGGCCTCGGGCTCCTGGACTTCGGCCAGGGCGAGGTCGTGATGCGTCACGTGCCCTTGCGCGTCGAGGCCGCTGTAGAAGCGCATCTTCGGCCGCTTGCGTCCCGGGATGGGCTTGAGCTCGGCCACGCACCGGAAGCCGATGATCTCGGTCCAGAACCGATGCGAGGCTTCCAGGTTCCGCACGTTGAGGACGAGGTGATTGATGCCGCGCGGCGCTTGGGCCTGCCCTGAGGCTGCTGACGTGTCTTCCTTGGACATTGGTGTCCCTCCGTTACTCGACTGCTCCATGGCAACTCCGCCTCGCCGTCTGCATCCGCGCGGCTGAAGCAGCCATCAGTCTAACCCGATTCGCTCCCGTCCGGCTCACTTCATGGGTGATGCGGGGGCCGGGTTCAGGATGACCGAGCGCATCTCGATGAGGAGCGGCGCAGACTTGCCGAGGAAGGTCTGCCACTCGGGATCCTGCATCACCTGCCCGCGCACGGAGGCCCGATGGTTCAGGTCGCGATACGCCCACATGTGCACGACCTCGTTGAGCTGCCCCGCTTCCGTCTGCCAGACGCCCACGTTCGTGGAGTATTTCTCCCGTACCGGCATGATGGCCTTGAAGTGGCCCAGCCACTCCCCCGCCTTCCCGACGTGCGCGCGATACCAGCGGAGCTCGTAGAGATGGCCGGGCTCCACGGGCGGCTTGAAGGGAAGCTGCACGGACAGGATCTTGTTCTCCTGGGCCTGAATCATCGGGCGGATCTGCGGGACATAGCTCTTGGTCCACTCCTCGTTCTTGGCCAGCTCACCCCGCAGCCGGTCCCGCTCGTCGAGGCTCGGATAGTTCCAGAGATGGACGAACTGGTTGAGGAGACCGAACTCGCTCGTCCACGAGCCCTCGAGCTTCCCGTACTTGTCGCCCCGGACCTTCCGACCGACCTGTTCGTTCAGCTTCAGGTACTCACCCTGCTTACCGGGCATCAGCGTGTAGGTGCGCAACTCGTGGATCATGGTCTACTCCTTTCGTCTGGCTATCGGTTCCGCTGCGAAGACGCAACCTGCGCCCAACCTCGGGTAAGTCTAGGCCAAGTTCGACCCGAGTGCGAGACCCAGGAGAGTCTTGACGGAGGGCTATCGCCTCCGTACTCTGGCGGGCACTTGCTCCGGCCGGCCGCGCGGTCGGCGGCGGAGCCGCCACCTTCTCACCACGGAGGCTCACATGTGCGTCGATGATGACTCCTATCCTCCAATTCACCCGATCGCCGGCGGCTCGGCCGGCTCCCGCGATTTTCGCCTCGCCTCTGCCGACGGCACGCGCTTCATGGCCCACGCGGCTCGCGCGAGCGCGCCCACGGGCGCCGGGATGGTCGTCATCCCGGACGTGCGCGGACTCCACCCGTACTACAAGGAGCTCGCCGACCGCTTTGCCGAGGTGGGAATAGACTCGGTGGCCATCGATTTCTTCGCCCGCACTGCGCCCTCCGACGATCGCAGCGAGAGCTTCGACTTCATGGCCCAGGTCCCTCTCACCAAGCCCGAGACCCTGCAGGCGGACATCGCGGCCGCGGCCGCGTACTTGCGCGGCACGGAAGGCGGTGGGGTGCGGTCGCTCTTCTCCGTGGGCTTCTGCTTCGGCGGGGCGCTCTCCTATCTCCAGGCGGCCAGCGGGCTCGGGTATGCCGGGGTGATCGGGTTCTACGGCTGGCCCCTCGGATTGAAGCGGTGGCCCGACCGGCCGAAGCCCATCGATGCGGTGAGCCGCTATACCTGCCCGGTGCTGTCGCTCTTCGGCGGGGCGGACGAAGGCATTCCGCAGAGCGACGTCGATCAGTTCGACGCGGCCTGCCGCAAGGCGGGGGTCAAGCACGATCTCACGGTCTATCCCGGCGCGCCCCACAGCTTCTTCGACCGCAAGTACGCGGAGTTCGCGGAGGCTTCGGCCGATGCGTGGCGACGCAGCCAGGAGTTCGTACGGCAGTACACCAAAGGGTGAGTCGAAACAGCTACCTGGTGGCCACCACCTGACAGGCTGCTTGAGTCACGCGGTCGATCGCCTCTGTCCTGCTCTTGGGAGAGGGCATGGCGGGCGGCTGGGCGTAAAGCGGTCTGCCGAAGTCCGCCTTGACCGCCCAGCTGACGTTCTGAGGCAGGATACTCGGCTCTCTGAGTAGCGGAATGATGGCGGTGATCGAGCTGACCACCCCGACCACCGATCCATCGCCGGTGACCACAGGTCCACCCGAATGGCCAGGCTGGACCGGCACGGTCATCCGGAGGAAGGCCGTCTCCGCATCGGGTCCGGACACGGCGCTCACGGATCCATCCGCGAGCTTCGAGGCGGCATTGGCCGCCCCCTCGGCGGGGAAGCCCACCGTGAAGATGGGATCGCCCGGCTCCACCGACCGCGCCTCCCGCACATTGAGGTACGCGGGAGCGGCCAGAGAGGTCTTGAGGACGGCGAGATCCTGGCCGCGCGCACTATTGCTGATCGTGGCCGACGTCGGCTCGCGGCCGGGACACCTCACGACGATGGAGCGCGCGCCTTCCACGATGTGCAAGGCGGTGAGAAGCACGCCGTCCGGTCGCACGAAGAATGCGGTGCCCTGGCTGGAGGCCGCCGTGGGCACCAGCTGAGGCGCAGGCGCGGGACGAGGGGGAGGTGGCGGCTGAGTGGCCACCGGTGTCGGCGGCGAGGACGGAACCGGCCGGGGCGCGGTCGGCGTCGGCGGAGTCACGGGCGGTGGCGGGGTGACCGGTCTCGGCTGAGCCACGGGCGCCGGCGGAGCAGCGGGCGCCGGCGGAGCGAAAGGCGTGGGCTGGCCGAATGGTATCGGCTGAGCGGCCACAGGTCCGGGCTGGGGGTTGGCGAGCTCGGCTACGACGCGGGCGGGGGCACCTCGGAGCTGGTCCTCGAGATTCTCCGCATGCTCCCGGTAGCCCTCGCGGCGGAGGACGGCGACGCCCGCGAGGACCGATTCCTTGATCTCGTCGAGCCCGCCCGGCTCATAGCTCTTCTCTCGAAGGCGAAACACCTGCCATTCGTAGAGATCTCTCGCCATGTCGAGGTTGAATCGCTCGCCTCGCAGCAAGGTCCGGTAAAACCCGCACCGGCCACGGAACTCCAGGGCGAGGGCCTCGAAGAAACCCACGGAGTGGATGTAGTCGAGGGCGGCCGCTTGACACCTGTCCCAGTCCCCCGCCGCGGCTGCTTCTTGAATGCGTCGAGCGGAGAGCCACACCTCGGGATTGACCACGCAGGGCAGGGTCAGGGTGATCTGTCGACCGCCTCGCGCCACCACCACCTTGTGCGGCACCACTGGGCCGGCGGCGGAGGGGGGAAGAGGTCGACCGTCCAGACTCGCGACGGGAATCTCCTCCGCGCTGATGATCCGGTCGCCGCGGCGAAGCCCCGCCCGCTCAACCCACTCCGAGGTGGCGAGGACCGTGAGCTGCTGGCCGCTCAGGTACCCGACTTCACACTTGGGAGGCCGCGGCTTCTCTCGCAGAAAATCGATGAGGCCCTGGCGCGCCTGCGCCTTGAACGTGTCCGCTTCCTGGCGTTGCCGGGCCAGGGTCGCGGACGACGTCGATTCAGATGCGGGAGGAGTGTTGCCGTGGGAGGCGCACCCCAGGAGGGTGGCGGCGACCCCGCCGACAATGCACATCCAATGCAGGCAGCGCTTGAACACTCGGGCCTCTCGTACGGGAGCAGGTTGGGTCGGGTAGAGCGAGGGCTCCCGTAAATGGGGACGTCATCATAGCAGACTCCGCCCCCCCGCGGCCCGTTGTCCCCCGGACCCCATTCCGACACCTAGCGAGTGCTTCATGGGGCCCGGGAGCAACGGTAAGAGAAACCCGGTAGTTTCGTCGTACCGGGGCTCCCGGTCAGACCCGATGGGGCCTTCCGCCGATGAATCGATAGAGGGCGAGCAGAACCATCGCCCCGATGACCGCCATGACGAAGCCCACGGAGTCGCCTTCTCCATAGAGCCCCATGGTGCGCCCGAGAAATCCGCCGATCAGGGCCCCGACGATCCCCAGAACGACGGTGAAAATGAAGCCCCGAGGATCTCTGCCCGGCATCAGGAACTTGGCCACGATTCCCACGATCAACCCGAATACGATCCACATCAGCACGCTCATGATCCACCTCCCTCGCTGGTCTGGCAAAGCTACCCGTCTTCGACGACCTGATCACGCAGCAATTGCCATGCCGCGCGCGACAGGGTGGGCACGCGCCTTGCTTGCGCAATCGACGACAGCTCATCAGCTCACTCGCTCACTCATGGCGGCGCGAGCACATGTCTCGCGCCAGGAGGACACGATGCGGACCCAGAAGATGACCCGTCAGAGCACACGACAGAGCGCACGACGCACCGCGGAGAAGGACGCGATCGCCTTGCTCAAGGAGGATCACGAGAAGGTCCGCGAGCTGCTCGGCGAGCTCGAAAAGACCACCACCAAGGCCACCAGTCGGCGGGAGACCCTGCTCAAGTCGATCGAACAGGAGCTCAAGATCCACACCAAGATCGAAGAGGAGATCTTCTATCCCGCCTTCCGCGACGCGGCCGAGAAGCAGGACGACAAGAAGCTGTACTACGAGGCCCTCGAGGAGCACCACGTCGTCGACATGGTGCTGCCGGAGATCAAGAAGCTCGACGCCGGGTCCGACGAGTTCGCCGCCAAGGCCAAGGTCTTGAAGGACCTCGTCGAGCACCACGCCGAGGAGGAGGAGACGGAGATGTTCCCGCGGGCGCGCAAGCTCATGGACCGCGAGGAGCTCGTCCAGCTGGGTCAACGGCTCGCCCAGGCCAAGGAGTCGATGAACGGAAACATCCTGACCAGGCTGACCGAGATGGTGCGGACCTAGTCTGGACTATTCGCGAGATAACACCACCCTGGTCTACTCAGCCCTCGCCTCAGGGCTGCGCCCTTCAGCTCGAAGTGCGGCCCTCTCCCTCTCCGAGGAAGAGGGATTCATTTTCATCCCTCGCCCCCGAAGGGGGAGAGGGCAGGGTGAGAGGGAGGCGAGGATGCGGTAGACATTCTCGTGAATAGTTCGCGCTAGGCCGCTGACGCGGGCACCGCGCATCGCGCCCAGGGGGCGTCGAGCGCGGTGCCCTGGTCCGGGAGGCGCTTGACTTTTCTCCGCCCTCCCCCGAAAGTGTGGGGACCGCTCGAGCAGCATGATTTCACACACGTGCTCGGCGGCGGAGCGCCATGACGATCGTCGTAAGCGCCAGGAACGGGGCACGCGAGTTCGAGTGCGACCCCGGAGAAAAGATCCTCCACGCCGGCCTTCGGAGTGGTCTCGAGCTGCCCTACGAGTGTGCCACGGGCACGTGCGGCACCTGCAAGGCTTGGCTCGTCAGTGGACGCGCCGAGAGCGAGTGGCCGGACGCCCCCGGCCGCCGCTATCTGAAGAGCGAGGGCGAGCTCCTCATGTGTCAGTGCGTGGCCCAGGGGGATTGCGCACTCGACGTCGGTATCCCCTTGAAGGAGCGCGAGACGGGCACCCCCGCCCCGCGCGCGCTCGGGGGAACCGTGCGCCGTCTGCGCCGGCTCACCCACGACGTCGCGGCCTTCGACATCGATCTCGAGGGTGCCCTCGACTTCGAGGCGGGGCAGTTCGCCCTCCTCACCGTGCCGGGAATCACCGGGGCGCGCGCCTATTCGATGGTCAACTTCGACCCTCTCGCCGAGCGCCTGTCGTTCGTGGTCAAGAAGAAGCCGGGGGGCGCGGTCAGCGAGTGGCTCTTCCGCGACGGCGTCGAGGGCACGCGCCTCGGCCTCTTCGCCCCCCTCGGGCACGCGACCTTCCACCCTGCCCTGCGCAAGCACGTGCTCTGCATCGCGGGGGGAAGCGGCATCGCCGGCATGATGTCGATTCTCTCCCTGGCCTGTCAGGGCGGGCACTTCGGCGACTGGGATGGTCATGTCTTCTTCGGCGTCCGCACGGCGCGCGACGGATTCTTCCTCGACGAGCTGGAAGCCTTTCGGGCGCGGTTCCCGGATCGGCTCGCGGTGACCGTCGCCCTCTCCGACGAGGAGGTTCCCGACTCGCTGGCCGCCGCCTATCCGAGATTCGTCTTCGCGCGGGGCTTCGTGCACGCGGTGGCCGGCGAGAGGATGAAAACCCGCTTCGCCGACATTCGAGCCTACGTGGCGGGGCCACCCCCGATGGTCGACGCGAGTCTGCGCCTGCTCCTGCGCGAGGCGCGGCTGGCGCCCTCCGATATCCGGTACGATAAGTTCAGCTGACGGCACGCGGCCCTCAGCGGCACTACACCACAGTCAACCAAAGGAGCGGCAATGGGCCAGTACGAGTGTCACGTGTTCGTGTGCACGAGCGGGGAGACGTGCCCCACCCAGGCCGATACCGAGCGTTTCGTGAAGGTCCTGCGGGACGGGGCTCGTCAGGCGGGTAAGCAGAGCGCCGTGCGCATCAACAAGGCCGGCTGCTTCTCGCAGTGCGGCCACGGCCCCATGATCGTGATCTATCCCGATGACGTCTGGTATGGCGGGGTCCAGGAGTCCGATCTCGAGGAGATCCTCACCTCGCACATCCTGGGCGGACGACCCGTGGAGCGGCTTCGCTACAATCCGGGCGTCGCGGGGGCCAACAAGATGAGCGACGACGACATCAAGCGCGCGGCGGAAAGCCGGGCGCCCCAGCCGGAGGTGCCCACCCAGCCCGCGACCTGGAAGCGCGTGTGTGGACGCGCCGATGTCCCCGCCAACGGCATGAAGCAGTTCTCGGTGGACGGTGTCGATGTTCTCATGGTGAACACCGGCGATGCCTTCGTCGCCTGCCAGGCCATCTGCCCTCACGAAGCCGTCCCCCTCGAGCAGGGCATCCACGACGGCTCCACCCTGACCTGCATGGAGCACATGTGGCAGTTCGATCTCAAGACGGGGGCGCCCCTGGGCGACGCGCAGGAGGGGCTCAAGGGCTATCGGCTCAAAGAGGAGCAGGGCGACCTGTACATCGCGCTCGAAGGCTGAGGCTCGCCCTCGGCGAGGAGTGATCAGGAGCCGACGGGAGGGCGAGACATGGCGCTTCGGGTGCGGCGGGTCATCACGGGTCATGACAAGAACGGGCGAGCGATCGTCAAGATCGACGAGCTCTCGGAGAATCTCTTCACGGGCCGGCCGGGAGCGACGGCCTGTAACGTGTGGACCACGGAAGGCTTTCCCGTCAACAACGACGGCGAGGCCGACGAGAGCTTGCGCAAGGTCGGCACCACGCTGAAGCGCGGCACGATCTTCCGCATCATCGAGTTCGCGCCCGGTCTCGCCGCGCGCAACCACCGGACGGACTCCATTGACTACATCGTCGTCATCTCCGGCGAGATCGACATGGAGCTGGACGACTCTCTCGTCCATCTGCAGGCCGGGGACGTCATGGTGCAGCGGGGCACCATCCACAACTGGGTCAATCGCGGTACCGCGCCCTGCGTGCTCGCCGTCGTCCTCATCGACGCCAAATCCGTCGAGGCGGGCGGGAAAGTCTTGCCCGCCGTCGGCTAGGCGTCGACCTATCGGTGGGCCGGTTCATGGCCGGAAATGGGGCGCCGCCCATGGCGGTGCGCACGAGGGGGAGCGGGCCCGACGTCGTGCTCTTTCACGGCGGGATGGGGTGCTGGCAGCACTGGATCCGAAACATCGAGCCCCTGGCCACCCGGTTCACCGTGCATGCCCTGGATCACCCGTCGTACGGCGCCTCGGCCTCGGTGCCGCGAGAGACGACGGGGAAAGAGTACCTGGATCTCGTCCACCGTCTCCTCGCGGAGATGTTCCCCGGGGATGCGCCGCTGCGCTTTGCCGGGTTCTCTTTCGGCGGGGTCATCGCGGCCAACCTGGCGCGCCGTCTTGGATCTCGGGTGACCCACCTGTGCCTCGTCTCTCCCGCCGGATTTCCGCCGCGCACCTTCGCCGAGCGGCCCACCCGCAGCTACCGGGAGGCGGGAGACGATGACCGGCTCTTCCGGGAGATTTGCCGCCACAACCTCCTCGTCAACATGCTGAGCGACCCGGCGAGCGTGACCGAGGACACCGTCGACATCCAGGCGTATTGCGTCCGCCACACCCGCTTCAATAGCCGAAAGGTCAGTGGGGGCGGAACCCTCCTCGACGATCTCGCCCGCCTCGAGGGTCGCCTTCGCGTGCTGTGGGGGGTGGGGGACGATTCAGCTTTTCGTCCCGCCGATGTCCTGATCGGGCAGATCCGCGAAGTGGTCGGGAACCTCGATCTCCATCGTATCCCCCGGGCCGGCCACTGGTCGGCCTATGAGAACGCCGGCGAGGTCAACCGGCTGATGCTCGAGTTCTTCACCCGATGAAAGGAGAACGGAGATGAGAGTGGTGGCGCGAAAGCTCACGCTGGACGAGGACGGCATCCCCGGCTACGTGGCGCATCCGGAAGGGAGCGGGCCTCGGCCCGGGGTGATGATGGTGCACCACGCCCATGGCGTCACCGCGGACTACAAGATCGACGCGTACCGGCTGGCCGCCCTCGGCTTCAACGTCCTCGTGCCCAGCCTCTTCAACATGTTCGGGGTGCCGGGACCGAATCACATCGGCCAGGGCGCCGACCTGCAGGCCAAGCACTCCGACAGCGAGTTTCTCGTGAAGATGGACGAGGCCTGGCACTACCTCATCGAGCGCCTGAAGTCAGACCCGGCCCGCACGGCGTGTATCGGGCATTGCCTGGGCGGCCGGCTCCTCATCCCCTTCGCGGCGGACCACCCTCAGGTGCGCGCCATCGTCCTCTACTACCCGTCCGTCCGCGATGAGCCCGAGACGTCGCACCGGCCGCGACATGCCTTCGCCCTCGCCAAGACGCTCAAGTGCGCCTCCCTGGTGTTCTGCGCGGGCAAGGACCATATCGCCACGCCCGCCATCCAGGGCCCGCTCTGGCAGAGCTTCATCGGCAACGGCCAGCTCGTGGAATGGCACTTCTTCTCAGACGCCAATCACGGCTTCCGCCATCCCGACAATGACGGCTTCCAGCCCCACTACGCCGACCTCGCCTGGCCGCTCGTGACGAGCTTCCTGGAGCGCACGGTGTGATCCATCCGGCGGCCCCGTCACGGGAGCGAGTGGATCTCGATCAGCGACGCGCTCGGGAGGGGAAAGGGAACCCTTAGCACGAGGGCCCCGTCTCGAATCGCCTCCTCCCGCTCGGGCTCGTACAGCTCGAGCCCCTGGCGCTCTTTGATGGCTCGGAGCTGGGTGTCCGTGGGATCCTGCGGGGCGTCGAGCCGCCTCCAGGCGGTGTGACTGTTGCTGTGCTTTGCGTCGACGCGCCAGTGACGGAGGCGGACCCGGCGGCTTTCGAAGGGCAAGCGCTCGACGCGAAACGTGACGTCGGTCTCCCCGGGATGGGTCAAGTACTGGTCATCGGCGTGTCGCCACGCGAGCAGGGTGACGCAATCGCCACCGTTGAAGGTGGCCAGCGCGTCGATCTCCTCGGGCATGCCGGCCTCCCCGTCATCGAGCTTTTCGAGCGGCCAGGCATGGCTCGAGGCAACGGCGAGCCGCGTGTGGCCCAGCCGGGAAAGCATCCGATAGGCGTTGAGGACCGGCTTCTCCACGCCCTGAGCCGTGAAGAGGCTCCGAGTGCCCTCGAAGAAGCGCTCACCTTCGAAATAGAAGCTCCAGGTCGTCGCCTGGTCGACGTGGGCGCCGCTCCAGTCGCTCAGATCCAGGAGCCTCTTCATCAGCTTGCACTGGAAGACCGGGAAATATTCGGTGTTCCGGTAGGCGAAGTTCGCGTTGTCGTAGACGCCCCAGTGCGCGGGAACGGAGGCGTCGCACTCGTCCACGATGCACGGGAGATCGCGAAACTGGGAATGGGCCGCCACCGCGTCCAGGGCCGCCCGCACCTCGCGCAGCATCTTGAGGCTCGAGGGGGATTGCTTCCGCGGCGCAGGGCCCCCCAGCGGTCCGTAGACCCGCCACGGGTCGAAACGCGCCCCTTTCGTGTGAAAGGAGACGAAGTCGAGAGGCACGGAGGTCTTCGCGCAGTGGGCCAGGAACCCGCGCAGGAACTCGTGGCCCCGTCTCCCGGGACCGAGATCGCCCGTGGTGGTGGGGCCGCCCACCAAGGCCTCGGGCAGCGCCGCCTTCACGGCGGCCGCCGTCACGTCGTAGAGCGCGTAGAATTCCTCGGCCGTTCCGCGCCAGTAGGAGATATCGGGCTCGTTCCACAGCTCCCACAGCCACCCGCGGACATGCGGGGCGCCGTAGCGAGCCACACAATGCTCGACGAGGGCGCGGACGAGACCGGCCCATTTCCCGTAATCCTTGGGAGGGAATGACCAGAGCCCCGCCTCGTACGGGCTCCACTGGGTGGGGCTGGGCTCGTACGCGAAGCGCGCCTCCGCGTCGTCGGGCACGAGGGCTCGCGGCGTGAAGGCGAGCTCCACCAGGGGCCGCAGCCCCGCCTCCACCACGGCGTCGTACACCTGATCGGCGATGGTGAAATCGTAGAAGGGCCGGCCGGCGGCGTCTTCGTGGTAGACGTTGCCCGCGCCCCAGTGCGGCAAGGACCACCCGATGCCGCTATTGAAGATGTAGTGGGAGCGCACGTAGTACGGCTGCTCGGCGAATTCGCCGATGACCCGGAGCGCCCTCTTGCCCGCGGGCGTCGAGGTCCAGTTGATCTCGTCGTAGCCGAAGCTGGTCCAGATCCGACGGAGGGGGCCCCCCCTGGCCCCGCCGTCGACGCGCACGGTCGCCTCGGCGATAGGAGCCTCAGAACGACGGCGAGTCTCGTCGAGCAAGTCGGTGTCGAGTCCGGACGTCGATCGCCTCGATCATGACCGACGCGATGGCGGTTTGGCGCGTCGTCTCTTCGCTCGCATAGAACGGCGGCGAGTATAGCAGAGGGCAAGCCGGCCGTGATCCGCTTGACAAGCCGTGGGCGAGCGGCCTAGGGTTGCCCAAACCTTTGCAGACAACAACTCGAGCAAATGCTTCGCCGTGTTCAAGCCCTGAGAGGCGAGAGGAGGCCGGCGTGCCCGCACCCACTCCGCAATCGACGCCCCGCCTGCACGTAGCGGACGCGCCGCCGGCAAACGGGAACGTCCCGAAGCTCGCCGGCGACATCCGACACCTCATCCCCAAGCTCGGCCTGCGCAACTACTGGTACCCCGCCATCGCGGAGAGCAAGGTCGCCCGGCGCAAGCCGGTGAAGGTCTCGATGCTCGGCGAGGAGCTGTGTCTCTTCCGCGGCACCCAGGGCGACGTCGTGGCCATCCAGGACGTCTGCCCGCACCGGGGCGCGCGCCTCAGCGAGGGCGACTGTCATTATCGCGGCACCGTCGCCTGCCCCTATCACGGCTGGGTGTTCGACGAGTCGGGCAAGAACGTCATGGTGCTGTCGGAAGGGCCAGCCTCCGGCGTGTGCGGCAAGGCCGGCACCGAGGCCAAGGCCTATCCCACGCGGACCCTCAAGGGCCTCGTCTTCGTGTGGATCGGCGAGGGCGCTCCCGCTCCTATCGAGGAGGACGTGCCCGAGGAGTTCTTCGACGCGGAGTCCCTCGTCCTCGTCGGCCAGGTCGAGTGGCGGTGCAACTGGGAGGTCGCCCTCGAGAACTCGATGGACTCGCACGTCAACTACGTTCACCGCAATGCCATCGTGGTCGCCCGCAATGGCTTCATCGCCCGTGGCGCCCAGGGCGAGCACCCCATCTTCGTGGGCAACGGCTTCGGCGGCGACGTGGCCGAGAGCAACTATCTGCGCCAGAACCCGCGGCAGGACCTCTATCCCGACGGCCGCAAGTGGCCGAAGACAACCTATCGCCGACTCTGGACCTGGCTGTCCCGGCCGCTCGCGGAGCGGGCGCGGCGTCACATTCCCTCCCCGCGCTCGGCCAAGTGGTGCGGCGGCCACCACCTGCCCGGCATGTTCCGCGCCGAGTTCGGCTGGGACCTCTACACCCGCATGTGCGTGCCCGTCGAGGAGCACCGGACCCGGGTCTGG
Encoded proteins:
- a CDS encoding aromatic ring-hydroxylating dioxygenase subunit alpha, whose protein sequence is MPAPTPQSTPRLHVADAPPANGNVPKLAGDIRHLIPKLGLRNYWYPAIAESKVARRKPVKVSMLGEELCLFRGTQGDVVAIQDVCPHRGARLSEGDCHYRGTVACPYHGWVFDESGKNVMVLSEGPASGVCGKAGTEAKAYPTRTLKGLVFVWIGEGAPAPIEEDVPEEFFDAESLVLVGQVEWRCNWEVALENSMDSHVNYVHRNAIVVARNGFIARGAQGEHPIFVGNGFGGDVAESNYLRQNPRQDLYPDGRKWPKTTYRRLWTWLSRPLAERARRHIPSPRSAKWCGGHHLPGMFRAEFGWDLYTRMCVPVEEHRTRVWYYHCTRPKSALGRLWERVTYAAVHRWIIEYNFSRQDERVMINQRYDTPEKLSSTDAEVIQWRRLVVTRHFGGRDAPFEYKNPDGMAPEAVPLSRVSVRYLQEQGRMRSTSAAEAPNAG